Proteins from a genomic interval of Candidatus Gracilibacteria bacterium:
- a CDS encoding ATP-binding protein produces the protein MISRHIAPFIRKAASQFPVLSVTGPRQSGKTTLVKKLFPHLEYVLLEEPEEREMALTDPKGFLNRFKKGAILDEVQRVPELFSSLMGVVDENQNKFFVLTGSQHFLLMNKISQSLAGRVGVIHLMPFGMDELKKAKRLPSSLEETLFTGFYPRIYDKKLDPQLWLKSYYQTYLERDVRTLTNVGDLNTFQRFVRLCAARSGQLLNLVSLATDAGISQPTAKHWLSMLETSFLVTLLKPHYRNFNKRLIKSPKLYFLDTGLLCYLLGIRDPEMLKIHSSRGAIFETLIVSEFYKYFIHQGMEPPLFFWRDHSGHEVDLLIDFNNETIPVEIKSGETLSSDSFKGIRYWFDLNKNSKPKGALIYAGEKRYLNQGIEIMPWNRMENLFHLISSK, from the coding sequence ATGATCTCACGCCATATCGCTCCTTTTATTCGAAAAGCGGCATCCCAGTTTCCAGTCCTGTCCGTCACCGGTCCGAGGCAATCGGGGAAAACCACGTTGGTGAAAAAACTTTTCCCTCATCTTGAATATGTCTTACTCGAAGAGCCGGAAGAACGTGAAATGGCACTTACGGATCCCAAAGGTTTCTTGAATCGATTTAAAAAAGGCGCCATTTTGGATGAAGTGCAACGCGTTCCGGAATTGTTTTCGAGTTTGATGGGAGTGGTTGATGAAAATCAGAATAAATTTTTTGTTTTGACGGGTTCTCAGCATTTTTTGCTCATGAATAAGATCAGTCAAAGTCTCGCCGGACGCGTCGGAGTGATTCATCTTATGCCATTCGGGATGGATGAACTTAAAAAAGCGAAACGCCTTCCCTCGTCGCTCGAGGAAACGCTTTTTACGGGTTTTTATCCCCGAATTTATGATAAAAAATTAGATCCTCAGCTTTGGTTGAAAAGTTATTATCAAACTTATCTTGAACGCGACGTGCGGACCTTAACCAATGTGGGAGATTTGAATACGTTTCAACGTTTTGTTCGGTTGTGCGCGGCCCGTTCCGGCCAACTCCTCAATTTGGTTTCCTTGGCCACCGATGCAGGGATTTCTCAACCCACGGCCAAACATTGGCTTTCCATGCTTGAGACCAGTTTTTTGGTGACGTTACTCAAGCCCCATTATCGAAATTTCAATAAACGCCTTATCAAATCCCCGAAACTTTATTTTCTCGACACCGGACTTTTGTGCTATTTGCTCGGGATTCGCGACCCGGAAATGTTAAAAATTCATTCCAGTCGCGGGGCCATTTTTGAAACCCTGATCGTATCTGAATTTTATAAGTATTTTATCCATCAAGGCATGGAACCGCCTTTGTTTTTTTGGAGGGACCACAGCGGCCATGAAGTGGATTTATTGATCGATTTTAATAATGAAACGATTCCGGTTGAAATAAAGTCGGGCGAAACGTTAAGTTCCGATTCTTTTAAGGGGATTCGGTATTGGTTTGATTTGAATAAAAATTCGAAGCCAAAAGGCGCGTTGATTTATGCGGGAGAGAAACGATATTTGAACCAGGGGATTGAAATCATGCCGTGGAATCGCATGGAAAATTTATTTCATCTTATTTCTTCCAAATAG
- a CDS encoding helix-turn-helix domain-containing protein, with product MNTHLLEKLGMTPKEVRLYLKLLELGSSPAHPLAQRLDENRTTTYSLLQSMQEKGFITYLVKKNVKYFSAMNPSVLINHFFNDAQYLKKLLPELLALTSALPKKPKISFYEGVEGIKQIGEILLEVPGSTRYSFMGASASNGTMHPEVKRYYEEDFVNRRIALGIHYKGIVTGKLPMATRYAHTDKAHLRELRYLDPKKFPITIHIDIFPNNKVALYSYSKNDQMGVIIEHEAFYTTMRTVFELAWAGAKRLK from the coding sequence ATGAATACTCACTTGCTCGAAAAACTCGGCATGACCCCCAAGGAAGTGCGCCTTTATTTAAAACTTCTCGAACTCGGCTCGAGCCCCGCGCACCCGCTGGCCCAACGTCTGGATGAAAATCGCACCACCACCTACAGCCTGCTTCAAAGCATGCAGGAAAAAGGATTCATCACGTATCTGGTCAAAAAGAACGTGAAATATTTCAGTGCTATGAATCCGAGTGTGCTCATCAATCATTTTTTCAATGACGCGCAATATTTAAAAAAACTGCTTCCCGAGCTTCTCGCTCTCACGTCCGCGCTCCCGAAAAAACCAAAGATTTCTTTTTACGAAGGCGTAGAAGGCATCAAGCAAATCGGAGAAATTTTGCTCGAGGTCCCGGGTTCGACCCGCTATAGTTTCATGGGCGCCAGTGCTAGCAATGGGACCATGCATCCCGAAGTGAAGCGTTATTATGAGGAGGATTTTGTGAATCGGCGCATCGCGTTGGGCATTCACTACAAGGGGATTGTGACCGGAAAATTGCCCATGGCCACGCGTTACGCGCACACGGACAAGGCGCATTTGCGCGAGCTTCGATACCTCGATCCTAAGAAATTTCCCATCACGATTCACATCGACATTTTTCCAAATAACAAAGTCGCGCTGTATTCCTACAGCAAGAACGACCAAATGGGCGTGATCATCGAACACGAAGCGTTTTACACCACCATGCGCACGGTTTTCGAGTTGGCGTGGGCCGGGGCAAAGCGACTAAAATAA
- a CDS encoding M20/M25/M40 family metallo-hydrolase: MHTLIASEFDFYLIFLRTLAGMPSVFEHPQDIEKAITYCKSVFEKNLPSDYRIYFDAQHNLIACPKFIDPDYNIVYLSAHVDTVDAKLEEWDAPFAPFKPYEDEKELVARGVSDCKAGVAHQLFLSHLIHEGKFQPRNLIFTITFKEEGVGAKTATQIGKELGKTLPMAGPGKSTYLIVLENNVTVGDPPTLGVYTGERSTYVIALRGTIAELQAHLRRLTRWNPVTMSPQGEEFAQEEKTLKWEITNQQGGHVCSVERDVNALTQKIFEADPNARIKAGDEKAFSMVPTEIHVAQAKKPMIHRMILNNRTFDSLAEIHKQLEGIDYTEVKEFALSEGYDLSEKIAKNKIWEVMKECENNPKLKIEYTFNIGGSDAKTISSSMTDPKWREHFYPLVMGPGTRSQRHSTPPRLTHGKNETFDKESGKQAVVFITQVLERLGAVKIDLL; this comes from the coding sequence ATGCACACTCTCATCGCTTCGGAATTTGATTTCTATCTGATTTTCTTGCGCACATTGGCAGGGATGCCCTCTGTTTTTGAGCACCCTCAAGACATTGAAAAAGCCATCACATACTGCAAAAGCGTTTTTGAGAAAAATTTGCCCTCGGATTATCGCATCTATTTTGACGCTCAGCATAATTTGATCGCGTGCCCCAAGTTCATCGACCCGGATTACAATATCGTTTATCTCAGTGCGCATGTGGACACCGTGGACGCCAAACTTGAGGAGTGGGACGCGCCGTTTGCGCCTTTTAAACCTTATGAGGATGAAAAAGAATTGGTGGCGCGAGGTGTTTCGGATTGCAAAGCCGGAGTCGCGCACCAGCTTTTTTTGAGTCATCTCATTCATGAAGGAAAATTTCAGCCGCGAAATTTGATCTTCACGATTACGTTTAAAGAAGAAGGCGTGGGCGCAAAAACCGCCACGCAAATCGGGAAAGAATTGGGGAAAACGCTTCCTATGGCCGGGCCCGGGAAGTCGACGTATCTCATCGTTCTTGAAAATAATGTTACGGTTGGTGATCCGCCTACGTTGGGCGTGTACACCGGGGAGCGCAGCACCTACGTGATTGCGTTGCGCGGAACGATCGCGGAATTGCAGGCGCATTTGCGCCGGTTGACGCGCTGGAATCCGGTCACGATGTCGCCGCAAGGCGAGGAATTCGCGCAAGAAGAAAAAACATTAAAGTGGGAAATTACCAACCAGCAAGGCGGGCATGTGTGTTCGGTTGAACGCGATGTGAATGCGTTGACGCAAAAAATATTCGAAGCAGACCCGAACGCGCGGATCAAGGCCGGAGACGAAAAAGCGTTTTCCATGGTCCCGACTGAAATTCATGTGGCACAAGCGAAAAAACCGATGATTCATCGTATGATTTTGAACAATCGCACGTTTGATTCATTGGCGGAAATCCACAAGCAATTGGAAGGGATCGATTACACTGAGGTGAAGGAATTCGCGCTGTCCGAAGGCTATGATTTGAGTGAAAAAATCGCTAAAAATAAGATTTGGGAAGTGATGAAGGAATGTGAAAATAATCCGAAATTAAAAATCGAATATACGTTTAATATTGGCGGTTCGGATGCCAAAACCATTTCAAGCAGTATGACGGATCCCAAATGGCGTGAGCATTTTTATCCGCTGGTCATGGGCCCGGGCACGCGCTCGCAGCGTCACTCCACGCCCCCGCGCCTCACGCATGGGAAAAACGAGACGTTTGACAAGGAAAGCGGGAAACAAGCTGTGGTTTTTATCACGCAGGTGCTGGAGAGGTTGGGGGCGGTTAAAATCGATTTGCTATAA
- a CDS encoding aminoacetone oxidase family FAD-binding enzyme — translation MNSKPLTLAIIGGGAAGLMAAATICEKNPDTHVLLIDKNVALGQKIRLTGGGRCNLTTAIADPRDVLAHYPRGSRFLRFAMHEFSPQKAYEWFESHGLPLKTEERFRVLPESDSAHDVVGVFEKIFEAHPETVRVLLGHSVKKIEKTKKGFSIEFEKNLPILVDRVLLTTGGKVQPGGNPTIDGYTLSASLGHTITPLAPGLQALCLEEPWVRDLAGLAFPKARLTLTTNSQNNSEPTLSSPADSVAAFASATLTPKNQNGLNKPKNEAKTLPGQSFSSALRCAEKGCGGAHSAGASCVGPFLFTHEGVSGPAVFALSSQAAYEDFSAQNPASLCIDFFPDENFEQLSSRLKSALAEHPHQTLKNTLRLFGLRTFKEVLLWVLGISGDKRNDQVSKKEILRLVEMLKRTPCQAIGRKSGEEIVTAGGVALDEVDSKTMASQKCPGLFLAGELLDVDAETGGFNLQAAWATGKISGENLYKQDPSAK, via the coding sequence ATGAACTCCAAACCTCTTACTCTCGCCATCATCGGAGGCGGCGCCGCAGGGCTCATGGCCGCGGCTACGATTTGCGAAAAAAATCCGGACACGCATGTGCTCCTCATTGATAAAAACGTAGCGTTGGGCCAAAAAATACGACTCACCGGTGGAGGGAGATGCAACCTCACCACCGCCATCGCCGACCCTCGTGATGTGCTCGCGCATTACCCGCGCGGGAGCCGATTTCTCCGCTTTGCCATGCACGAATTTTCACCGCAAAAGGCATACGAATGGTTTGAATCGCACGGATTGCCACTCAAAACCGAAGAACGATTTCGTGTGTTGCCGGAATCCGATTCCGCCCATGATGTGGTGGGAGTTTTTGAGAAAATTTTTGAAGCGCATCCGGAAACGGTGCGCGTATTGCTCGGCCATTCAGTGAAAAAAATCGAGAAAACGAAAAAAGGATTTTCCATTGAATTCGAAAAAAATCTGCCCATTTTGGTGGACCGCGTATTGCTCACCACTGGAGGAAAAGTTCAGCCCGGAGGAAATCCGACAATCGATGGGTATACGCTCTCGGCCTCGCTTGGACACACGATCACGCCCTTGGCTCCGGGCCTGCAAGCGTTGTGTTTGGAAGAGCCCTGGGTGAGAGATCTTGCGGGATTGGCTTTTCCAAAAGCACGCCTCACGCTTACCACAAACTCGCAAAACAATTCCGAGCCAACTCTTTCTTCGCCTGCCGATTCGGTCGCCGCATTCGCCTCAGCCACCCTCACGCCCAAAAATCAAAATGGCTTAAATAAGCCAAAAAATGAGGCAAAAACTCTGCCCGGGCAGAGTTTTTCAAGCGCACTTCGCTGCGCGGAAAAGGGATGCGGGGGAGCGCACTCCGCTGGCGCTTCGTGCGTGGGCCCCTTCCTCTTCACCCACGAAGGCGTGAGCGGACCTGCCGTGTTTGCGCTCTCGTCCCAAGCCGCATACGAGGATTTTTCCGCCCAAAATCCGGCCTCCCTCTGCATCGACTTTTTCCCGGATGAAAACTTTGAACAACTTTCCTCTCGCCTCAAGTCCGCACTCGCCGAACACCCTCATCAAACCCTCAAAAATACGCTTCGTCTATTCGGGTTGCGCACGTTTAAAGAGGTGCTGTTATGGGTTCTCGGCATTTCCGGAGACAAACGCAACGACCAGGTGAGCAAAAAAGAAATCCTGCGTTTGGTGGAAATGTTGAAACGAACGCCGTGCCAAGCCATCGGCCGAAAATCCGGTGAAGAAATCGTGACCGCAGGCGGCGTGGCTCTCGACGAAGTGGATTCTAAAACCATGGCGTCCCAAAAATGCCCGGGCCTTTTCTTGGCCGGCGAACTTCTCGATGTCGACGCTGAAACCGGGGGCTTCAACTTGCAAGCCGCGTGGGCTACGGGAAAAATCAGCGGAGAGAATCTTTACAAACAGGATCCCTCGGCAAAGTAA
- a CDS encoding DsbA family protein yields the protein MECKNSWKIATFILLGVMIGYGVSQIPFASILSSSDTPTKTVTVTPAEKPVTPEYIDLITLDITDEEGLGNPAAPVTVLEYSDLQCFFCRRAYNETFDLLKADYIDTGKVYFVYRHFPLSQIHPDALNAAMATECAREQGAYWDMMDLIVEGQNELDPGAEKTVSIPPESIQKYAVDLGLDATSFNTCLEANRYAAGIEDQLQGGVNAGVLYTPTFIVNGKTLVGAQPYANLSAAIDAALTN from the coding sequence ATGGAGTGCAAAAATTCTTGGAAAATCGCCACGTTTATTTTATTGGGAGTAATGATTGGGTATGGCGTGAGCCAAATCCCGTTTGCTTCCATTCTTTCTTCTTCGGATACCCCGACGAAAACCGTGACCGTTACGCCCGCTGAAAAGCCCGTGACTCCTGAGTACATCGACCTTATCACTCTTGATATTACGGATGAGGAAGGGTTGGGAAACCCTGCGGCGCCGGTGACTGTGCTGGAATACAGCGACTTACAATGTTTTTTTTGCCGAAGAGCTTACAATGAAACGTTTGATCTCTTGAAAGCCGATTACATCGATACCGGGAAAGTTTATTTTGTGTATCGACATTTTCCCCTTTCGCAAATCCATCCCGATGCGCTGAATGCTGCGATGGCCACGGAATGTGCGCGCGAACAAGGGGCGTACTGGGACATGATGGATCTTATTGTTGAGGGACAGAACGAACTGGATCCCGGAGCGGAAAAAACGGTTTCCATCCCGCCCGAATCGATTCAAAAATATGCCGTGGATTTGGGGTTGGATGCGACGTCGTTCAATACGTGTCTTGAGGCGAATCGATACGCCGCCGGGATTGAGGACCAATTGCAAGGTGGGGTAAATGCCGGAGTTTTGTACACCCCCACGTTTATCGTGAATGGAAAAACCTTGGTGGGAGCTCAACCGTATGCGAATCTTTCCGCTGCCATTGATGCGGCGCTGACGAATTAA